The nucleotide sequence GCATACGGAGTACTATTTGTAGAAGTTTCATCATCACTATAGGAAGGTATAAAGTTTGTATTCTTAAAGTTGCTATAATCTAATCCTACCTGAGATTTAAACGTAATTTTATCGAAAAACAAATATTCTAAAAAAATACTTCCTATTATATTTACAGAACTATTACTTGCATCACCTAAAGTTTGAACTCTTACTGGATTTTCAGCATCCTGACCATCAATAGAACTACTAGGTCCCTGAAAGCCTCCTAAATTATCTGGATTATATACAGGTAAATAAGGTGCAATTTTAATAGCATGTTCTATGATAGATCGTCCTCCACTATCCCTTTCTGGATTCTGTTCATCAAAAGAAACACCTAAAGTTTCTCCAATAGTTAAGTTTCCAAAATGGAAATTACTGTTAGCTCTAAAATTAAATCTTTCATATCCTGTTTCAATAATAGCTCCTTCCTGCCCAAGATAACCTCCAGAAAATCGATAATTACTATTTTCATTCCCGCCAGAAAGCGCTAAATTGTAACTTTGCATTAGTCCGGCTCTAAAAATTTCATCTTGCCAGTCGGTATCATTATCAATAAAATCTACATATTGAGAATCTGATACTCTTGTAGGCGTAGCATCTAATTCTCCCAAATACTGTATATACTGTTGAGTATTTAATAAATCATAACGAGGAGTTATAAAATTAACCCCCGAATATGCATCAAAGTTCAAGGATGCCTTTTGACTCCCTTTACCTTTTTTGGTAGTAATCAAGACTACACCATTAGATCCTTTAGAACCATAAACCGCTGTTGTGGCAGCATCTTTTAAAACCTGAATATTCTCTATATCATTAGGATTTAAATCTCCCATACCAGAAGAGATAATACCGTCAATTACATATAAAGGTGAATTGTTATTTGGAGTTCCCAGACCTCTAATACTAATCACTGGTGAATTTCCAGGAGCTCCACTGTTTACAACGTTTACTCCCGGCGCTCTACCCTGCAAAGCCTGATCCGCAGTAGTTACTGGCACACTGGCAATTTCTTCGGAATCAATAGATGAAATAGCGCCGGTAACTTCTGAACGGTTTTGAGTACCATATCCTACCACTACAACGTCCTCTAACGATTGCGTATCAGGCTCCATAGTAATATTAATCTCTGTTCTGGAATTTAACGGGATCTCCTGAGTTTGATAACTTAAGTAACTAAATACAAGTATTGATCCGGTTGGTACATCTTGGAGTTCATATCTACCATCAAAATCTGTGGTAACACCCCTTGATGTTCCTTGAACAATAACATTTACACCAGGTAATGGCCCGGCATTATCCTGAACTAATCCTGATACAGTAATATTACCCTGTTGAGCGGTAATCGCTTTGCAGAAAAGTAGCAGCATCAAAAAAATAAACCTGAATAAATATTTCCTCATAATAAAAACTTTTAATTATTTAAATCAACGCAATCGATTTCTTATTTTTTAATTCATTTATGACAAACTAATTAATATTTTCACTGTCTAATAGTTTAATTGACTACAAGTTTAATTATTAAAAATCAAATCGTCAAGAAAATATCATTTTATTTTAATAATACTTCATTCTATACATTTATTTTTATTAATTAAATAATAACTACAATATTAATTGCATTAATCACGGAAAGATCTAAATGCAACCGATTGCATTAACAAGCTTTTTATTATTACAAATAAAATTATAGAAACTACAACAATATCATCTTAGAAAAGTTCTTAGTAAGAAAGAATGCTATTATTGATGTTGAAAACAGTAGAATATTAAGTATTATAGAAATACATTATTTTTCCGTCTTATAATAACACCTTGTAAGCAATGTGCCGACCACATCTAGAGAATGCTTAAAAATTTTAAATTGATTCCCTCTTTTATGATTAAAACAATGACAGTTCTATAGCCTCCCCCATCACTTCATAACCTTTTTCATTTGGATGTAAATAGTCCCCAGAATGTAAACCGTTAGCGATCACATTCGGTTCTTCGGGATTCTCCAAAACTTTAGCAAAATCGATCACAGCATCAAATTCTCCACTAGTTCTAATCCAATTATTCACTTTTTGTCGTGCCTGTTCTCTAAATTCCTTATAATAGAAAGATTTTTTAATAGGGGTTATCGTCGCGCCATACACCTTAATGTTTTTAGTATGCGCTTTCTTGATCATGGTTTTGTATGCTTCAATCAGATTATTAGCCACCTTAAAAGCGGCTGTACTATCTGGTGTTCCTCCAAGATCATTTACCCCTTCCAGAATGATCAAATATTTCACTGCGTTTTGATTTAAAATATCGCGATCAAATCGGCTTAAACCTGTGGGACCTAATCCACCTTTTAAAACACAATTTCCACCAATCCCCATATTAAGCACTCCTATATTTTTTGTTTCTGAATGCTGAATTAACCTCTTGGCTAAAATATCTGGCCAACGATTTTGTTTATTAGTCCCAGATCCACGGCCATCGGTGATCGAATTTCCCAAAATCGCAATGGCTGAAGCATCTTTTCCTGCCATAACATCAAGAGTATTTATCACATACCAATGATCTGTAGTTATCGCATTCTCAAAATCATTTTCTTTAATATTCTGGTTTCCTTCGACTAAATAAGAAGTTGTCCTAGAACCAGGATGTCCGGTAATTTTTTCTGAAGTTTCACCAAATTTTATAGTAATCGCTAATCTGTCCCTTGGCTCAAATTCAAAGGCAAGTGCATCAGAGAATACTGCTTCTCCGGCAGGCATTATAATTTCAGGGCTTCCATTAAATTCCAATGTTTTCACCGTTGAAATTTCAACAAGGGGTTGCTCCTTTACTATTGCAATCTCTACAGATTTCATTTCAACCGGCAGATCACTAAACTCATTAGAAAATTTTAAACGAATGGTTTTTCCTCCCAAAGACGGACTAATAATTTGGCGTAAGGTGTTGCCTGTTAATCCCGGTGCCGGCGGAACGTTTCTTGATTCCACCAATTGCGGAGCGGTACTCCAACTGCCAACCCATTTTTCTTGATTTTCACTACTATTTTTTGAAATAGAATTAAAGGTTCCACAAGCTATTAAAGACATTAAAGATAATGCTACGAGCAGCTTACGCTTTGCTCTAAAACTTTTTCCGAATCTATATTTTAAATGTTGTAACATTCTAAAATCTTATTTATTTAAATTGCAGCTATTACTCCTAATTATCTTCTTCAGTTTTTACCGAAAATTTATATACTGTTTCTGAAAAGAATTCCTCTCCTGCCTGTATAACCACTGAAGAAAAATCGGGTTGATTTGAAGAATCGGGAAAATGCTGTGTCTTAAAACAAAAACCGGAACACTTTTCGTAATTCCCTGATTGATTTGGAATTTTTAGACTACCATCCAAAGAATTACCGGTGTAAAATTGCACTCCCGGCTCTGTGGTAAAAACTTCTAAAAAACGGCCACTCTTACGATCATAAGCACTTGCTGCTAAACTCAAACCCTGTTTGTTATTCAAAACAAAACAATGATCGTAACCACCAGCTATTTGAAGTTGTTCATTATTATCGTCTATAGTACTATCTGTATTTTTCGGTTTTCTAAAATCAAATACGCTGTCTTTTACCGCTCTAATTTCACCTGTTGATATATTTCCTGAAGTTGGCAAAAAAGCATCGACATTGATAAAAACTTCATGATCGGTGATTTTCTTGTTAAAATCTGCCGTTAGATTAAAATAAGCATGTTGAGTTAAATTAATCACCGTTTCCTGATCTGAAACTGAATGATATGCTATTTTTAATTCATTGGTATTGGTAAGTTCATAATAAACGTTCACTTTTAAATTTCCTGGAAATCCCATTTCTAAATGCGGACTATCATAGGTTAAAAGGACTTTAGAATCACTTAGCTTTTCTACTGTCCAAAAAACAGCATCAAAACCACCAATACCGGCATGCAGGCAATTTCTACCTTCGTTCTTATCAATCTCGAATAACTCTTCATTTAGGGTAAAACTTGCATTCGCTATTCGGTTGGCATATCTCCCTATTAATGCACCGATAAAGGGATTGGGTTCGAAATAATCTTCTTCGCTAAGGTTTAAAACAACATTACCTAAGTTTCCGTTTTTATCTGGAACTTCAAGATTGGTAATGCGTCCACCATAATTAATTAAATTAAGCTTCAATCCATTAGTATTTTTAGGGAGATAGGACTCAATCTTTTTTTCGGTTTTAATACTCATTGCTATTTTTTAAAAAATAACCCCTACTTTATTTTTTCTAAGATAAGGCAGAGGTTAATAAATCTATTGTGAAATTTTACTGGTTTTATTTCCATTGATCTGTTCTAAATGGTGAAGCGGGTAAATCTTCCTTATTGTATAAATTTGCGTGCTCTGGATTATCGGCCCAGGCATATCTTACCGCAACGGGCTTTTTCACATCTGGACTATAAACAATCACTTTATCGCCATCGATTTTAGCCTTTGCCCAAACAAATTGTTTATCGCTCCCAGCAATTGCAAAACCTTTTAAATCTTCGTTATTTTTTATTTTTAAGCCGCTGCCTACGTAGTCAAAATGCAGAATAATCATATCATTTTTTATTTCTGAAGAACTATAAATTGGCCCGGAAGGTACTACTGAAGCATCTCCATAAGCCACATTTTTTGCTGAAGCGGCCAGGCGATCACTAACTGTTTTTTTATCTAAAGGATGTATATCATTCCATTCCCCAACATCAATAGCTACAGCCATACCGGTATTGGGTAAATTTAAGGCCTCTTTTTGAGCTTCACGAAGTCTCGCCCAATTGGTATCTATTGGTTTTTCTTTACTTTCCATAAAGTTCGCTAGTTGAACAAAGAGAAAAGGAAAGTTAGATGCCTCCTGATGCCAGTTTTCTCGCCAGCTCTCAATCATCTTTGGAAATAATTCACTGTATTTTTCAGGTTCACTGGTGTTCGATTCTCCCTGATACCAAATCGCTCCTTTAATAGAATAATTAAGCAAAGGATGAATCATCGCATTGTAAAGACCTGTAGGTTTCCAACGATAAAAGGTTTGTGGTTGCAATGCCGCTGTTGCTTTTCCTACTTTATATTTCCAGGTTCCTGTAAGATCAATGCTTTTTTCAGAAAAATTAATCTGATAAGGTTTATCTTTTACAAATCCGCCTAATCCCCTTTCGCTAATCAATTTTACAGTGATACTATTTTCACCTTCTTGAAGAACATTTTCAGGAATATGGTATCTTCTTGGTGGATATTGATAGGTAGTGTTCCCCACAAAAGTACCATTTACAAAAACAGAATCGGCATCCACGAGTCTCCCCATCAAAAGTCCAGCTGGATTTGCAGAAAATTCAGTTGGTAAATCAAATTCTTTACGAAACCATATCACTCCGTTTACCGGTTTTTTCAATAAACCGGGTAATTCGATTTCTTTCCATTCGCTATCATCAAAATCAGGGCTTTTCCAATTTGATTTTATCCCAAGATCTTCTGTTGTTATTGTGGTGTACCAATTACGAATTTGGTCTTGATCCAGCCCCTCCAGACTATCAATAACCCCTTCAGGTTTTAGCCTTTTTACTTCAGCAATTGCATCAGGAAAATTTTTAAGTGCTTTTTCGCTCATCCATGCCTCGACCGGAGAACCACCAAGACTGGCATCTATTAACCCAATGGGAATTTGGTATTCTTTATTCAGGTTTTTAGCAAAAAAATAAGGAATGGCTGCAAAATTCTCAATGGTGTTTTGGTTTACCGAAACCCAATTTCCGCCAGAAAGATCATCTAACTGTTCATTAAGATTGTATTCTTTTTGCACCTGAAAATATCGAATTTCAGCATTATCAGCCGTTTTTATTTCTTCAGGATATTTAGGTGCTACGCGAGACATTGGTAACTCCATATTAGACTGGCCAGAACACAACCAAACGTCTCCTACATAGATCGAATCCAATTTAATGCTATTATCGCCTGAAACTTCCATGGTATATGGTCCACCAACCGCAGGATTTTCAAGAAAAACTTCCCATTTCCCATTTTCTGCAATGGTTCTATAGCTTTTTTGGTGAAAATTGACATTAATCTGTTCTCCTTCTGAAGCCCATCCCCAAATACGAACATTGCTATTACGCTGTAATACCATCCCGTCGCTTACCAGTTTTGGCAAACGAACTTGGGCAAACAGCGTATTGGCAAATAAAAAAATGAAAATATAAAAAAAACGCATTGTTTAGTTTATTGAATCTTGAACAGCAGCGTTTATGGTTTGGATTGAACCGTCATCATTAAAAGTAAGCTCTGTCATTTTCACACTTCTTAAAAATGTTTTTCCTTTTGAAAGGGAACTGTCGTGGAAAAATAAATACAATTTCCCATTAAACTTAACAATAGAATGGTGGTTAGTCCAACCTAAAACCGGTTCTAATATCACTCCCTGATAAGTAAATGGTCCGTAAGGATTATCTGAAGTTGCATAAACAATTTTATGTGTATCACCCGTTGAATAAGATAAATAATAAGTGTCATCCATCTTATGTACCCAGGCTGCTTCAAAAAATCGACGATCGTTATCACCGGTAAGAAGATTATTTCCCTCTTTGTCTAAAATTTGTATTCTTTTTGGCTCTTCACTAAATGAAGCCATGTCATCAGCTAATTTTGCAATTCTTGGCTCAAT is from Zunongwangia endophytica and encodes:
- a CDS encoding aldose epimerase family protein; protein product: MSIKTEKKIESYLPKNTNGLKLNLINYGGRITNLEVPDKNGNLGNVVLNLSEEDYFEPNPFIGALIGRYANRIANASFTLNEELFEIDKNEGRNCLHAGIGGFDAVFWTVEKLSDSKVLLTYDSPHLEMGFPGNLKVNVYYELTNTNELKIAYHSVSDQETVINLTQHAYFNLTADFNKKITDHEVFINVDAFLPTSGNISTGEIRAVKDSVFDFRKPKNTDSTIDDNNEQLQIAGGYDHCFVLNNKQGLSLAASAYDRKSGRFLEVFTTEPGVQFYTGNSLDGSLKIPNQSGNYEKCSGFCFKTQHFPDSSNQPDFSSVVIQAGEEFFSETVYKFSVKTEEDN
- a CDS encoding SGNH/GDSL hydrolase family protein, with translation MLQHLKYRFGKSFRAKRKLLVALSLMSLIACGTFNSISKNSSENQEKWVGSWSTAPQLVESRNVPPAPGLTGNTLRQIISPSLGGKTIRLKFSNEFSDLPVEMKSVEIAIVKEQPLVEISTVKTLEFNGSPEIIMPAGEAVFSDALAFEFEPRDRLAITIKFGETSEKITGHPGSRTTSYLVEGNQNIKENDFENAITTDHWYVINTLDVMAGKDASAIAILGNSITDGRGSGTNKQNRWPDILAKRLIQHSETKNIGVLNMGIGGNCVLKGGLGPTGLSRFDRDILNQNAVKYLIILEGVNDLGGTPDSTAAFKVANNLIEAYKTMIKKAHTKNIKVYGATITPIKKSFYYKEFREQARQKVNNWIRTSGEFDAVIDFAKVLENPEEPNVIANGLHSGDYLHPNEKGYEVMGEAIELSLF
- a CDS encoding sialate O-acetylesterase, producing MRFFYIFIFLFANTLFAQVRLPKLVSDGMVLQRNSNVRIWGWASEGEQINVNFHQKSYRTIAENGKWEVFLENPAVGGPYTMEVSGDNSIKLDSIYVGDVWLCSGQSNMELPMSRVAPKYPEEIKTADNAEIRYFQVQKEYNLNEQLDDLSGGNWVSVNQNTIENFAAIPYFFAKNLNKEYQIPIGLIDASLGGSPVEAWMSEKALKNFPDAIAEVKRLKPEGVIDSLEGLDQDQIRNWYTTITTEDLGIKSNWKSPDFDDSEWKEIELPGLLKKPVNGVIWFRKEFDLPTEFSANPAGLLMGRLVDADSVFVNGTFVGNTTYQYPPRRYHIPENVLQEGENSITVKLISERGLGGFVKDKPYQINFSEKSIDLTGTWKYKVGKATAALQPQTFYRWKPTGLYNAMIHPLLNYSIKGAIWYQGESNTSEPEKYSELFPKMIESWRENWHQEASNFPFLFVQLANFMESKEKPIDTNWARLREAQKEALNLPNTGMAVAIDVGEWNDIHPLDKKTVSDRLAASAKNVAYGDASVVPSGPIYSSSEIKNDMIILHFDYVGSGLKIKNNEDLKGFAIAGSDKQFVWAKAKIDGDKVIVYSPDVKKPVAVRYAWADNPEHANLYNKEDLPASPFRTDQWK